Proteins found in one Sphingobium sp. V4 genomic segment:
- a CDS encoding integration host factor subunit beta: MIRSELIQKLTEENPELTVPEVERIVDLFFKEIVDRLATGGRVELRGFGAFTTRAREARTGRNPRTGEQVPVCAKRVPYFKPGKEMRERLNAVGETAAEA, from the coding sequence ATGATCCGATCGGAACTGATCCAGAAGCTGACGGAAGAGAATCCGGAACTGACCGTTCCGGAGGTCGAGCGCATCGTCGACCTTTTCTTCAAGGAAATCGTCGATCGACTGGCCACGGGTGGGCGGGTCGAATTGCGGGGCTTCGGCGCCTTCACGACGCGCGCCCGCGAAGCGCGCACAGGCCGCAATCCGCGCACCGGCGAACAGGTGCCGGTCTGCGCCAAGCGCGTACCCTATTTCAAGCCGGGCAAGGAAATGCGCGAACGGTTGAACGCCGTTGGCGAAACCGCTGCCGAGGCTTGA
- a CDS encoding TIGR02300 family protein has translation MVKAEWGTKRTCPKCATRFYDLGKDDPVNCINCNTAWEPEPVLKSKQPLPYEEVAPKKVIETADGELETADDDLDIDLDVDDDGDSPDNDVDLGGDDDLGVDAAGDDNDDDN, from the coding sequence ATGGTGAAGGCTGAATGGGGCACGAAGCGGACCTGCCCGAAATGCGCGACTCGCTTCTACGACCTGGGCAAGGATGACCCGGTGAACTGCATCAACTGCAACACCGCCTGGGAACCGGAACCGGTGCTGAAGTCGAAGCAGCCGCTGCCTTATGAGGAAGTTGCGCCCAAGAAGGTCATCGAGACCGCCGATGGCGAGCTGGAGACTGCCGACGACGATCTGGACATCGATCTGGACGTCGATGACGATGGCGATTCGCCGGACAATGACGTCGATCTGGGCGGTGACGACGACCTGGGCGTCGACGCTGCCGGCGACGATAATGACGACGACAATTAA
- a CDS encoding methylated-DNA--[protein]-cysteine S-methyltransferase yields the protein MNLVRTTFPSPVGALPLVASDVGLVAILWPDDAPGRVRLDAEREQPDHPVLVEAIAQLTTYFDGRRHRFDLPLDPRGTDFQQSVWSALLDIPYGETRSYAEIARAIGHPSAVRAVGAANGRNPLSIVAPCHRVVGSNGALTGFAGGLETKRWLLAHEQAHRRG from the coding sequence ATGAACCTTGTCCGCACGACATTCCCGTCGCCGGTGGGCGCGCTTCCGCTCGTGGCGAGTGACGTCGGATTGGTCGCGATCCTCTGGCCGGACGACGCGCCTGGACGGGTCCGCCTTGACGCGGAGCGGGAGCAGCCCGATCATCCGGTCCTAGTCGAAGCGATCGCCCAGCTCACGACCTATTTCGACGGCCGCCGACATCGTTTTGACCTGCCGCTCGATCCGCGCGGCACTGATTTCCAGCAGAGCGTCTGGAGCGCGCTGCTCGACATTCCCTATGGTGAGACGCGGAGCTATGCCGAGATTGCGCGCGCCATCGGCCATCCATCCGCGGTGCGCGCGGTCGGCGCCGCGAACGGACGCAACCCGCTGTCGATCGTCGCGCCCTGCCACCGGGTCGTGGGCAGCAACGGCGCGTTGACCGGCTTTGCGGGCGGGCTTGAGACAAAGCGCTGGCTGCTCGCGCATGAACAGGCGCATCGGCGGGGCTGA
- the cmk gene encoding (d)CMP kinase translates to MIIAVDGPAASGKGTIAKELGRHYGLPVLDTGLLYRAVGLSVLKQGGDPDLEADALAACDFGDAILSDMALRSEAVGSLASRVSVHQSVRDALVQRQRDFATQPGGAILDGRDIGTVIAPDADAKIFVTASVHVRAQRRYKDALAHGGHPDMDSLIADIQARDTRDMSRDHAPLKVADGADLLDTSDLTIDAAVQRAIALVDAQLEGRP, encoded by the coding sequence ATGATCATCGCCGTGGATGGCCCGGCCGCTTCGGGCAAGGGCACGATCGCCAAGGAACTGGGGCGACATTACGGACTGCCGGTGCTCGACACCGGCCTGCTCTACCGCGCGGTCGGTCTGTCGGTCCTGAAGCAGGGCGGCGACCCGGACCTTGAAGCCGACGCGCTGGCCGCGTGCGACTTCGGCGACGCGATCCTGAGCGATATGGCGCTGCGCAGCGAGGCCGTGGGCAGCCTCGCCTCGCGCGTGTCCGTCCACCAGAGCGTGCGTGACGCGCTGGTCCAGCGCCAGCGTGACTTCGCCACGCAGCCGGGCGGCGCCATCCTGGACGGGCGCGACATCGGCACGGTGATCGCCCCCGATGCCGACGCCAAGATATTCGTCACCGCCAGCGTCCATGTCCGCGCGCAGCGGCGCTACAAGGATGCCCTGGCCCATGGCGGCCACCCCGACATGGACAGCCTGATCGCGGACATCCAGGCCCGCGACACCCGCGACATGAGTCGCGACCATGCCCCCCTGAAGGTCGCCGACGGCGCGGACTTGCTAGATACGTCGGATTTGACTATAGACGCCGCCGTCCAGCGGGCCATCGCGCTTGTGGACGCCCAGCTTGAAGGTCGCCCCTGA
- a CDS encoding potassium channel family protein: MIEPKARNGACGQDGSPAQCDAMTLAQQLLAATFVVATTVVVHLIGLALLLAVLSRYRRASRRLLVIVHNAAAILVAAFGLFALHSIEIWIWAGVYQWLAAFADFEHAIYFSTSTYVTIGYGDVVLPPGMRILGSIEGASGIILIGWSTAFFFSIVDRMKLLERQLESDHARPPADLSDATHSQKAERRSAEPEKG; this comes from the coding sequence GTGATCGAACCCAAGGCCCGCAATGGCGCTTGTGGACAGGACGGAAGCCCAGCACAATGTGATGCGATGACGCTTGCGCAACAGCTCCTCGCCGCCACATTCGTCGTAGCCACGACAGTCGTGGTACATCTGATTGGCCTGGCTCTGCTTCTTGCCGTCCTCAGTCGTTATCGTCGTGCGTCACGCCGTCTGCTGGTCATTGTCCATAATGCAGCCGCAATCCTGGTGGCGGCCTTCGGCCTTTTTGCGCTTCATTCGATCGAGATCTGGATATGGGCGGGCGTGTATCAGTGGCTGGCGGCTTTTGCCGACTTCGAACACGCCATTTACTTCTCGACCTCGACCTATGTGACGATCGGCTATGGCGACGTCGTTCTGCCGCCGGGAATGCGGATCCTGGGCTCGATCGAGGGGGCCAGCGGCATAATCCTGATCGGCTGGTCCACAGCCTTCTTCTTTTCGATCGTCGACCGGATGAAGCTGCTGGAACGCCAGTTGGAAAGCGACCATGCGCGCCCCCCAGCCGACCTATCCGACGCCACCCATAGCCAGAAGGCAGAAAGGCGCTCGGCAGAGCCTGAGAAAGGCTGA
- the rpsA gene encoding 30S ribosomal protein S1 gives MASVAFPSRDDFAALLNDSLGGEDGGFEGRVVKGTVTAIENDLAVIDVGLKSEGRVPLREFAMPGQKADLKVGDEVEVYVDRVENAHGEAMLSRDRARREAAWDKLEAEFTESARVEGVIFGRVKGGFTVDLDGAVAFLPGSQVDIRPVRDVTPLMDIPQPFQILKMDRRRGNIVVSRRAILEETRAEQRSGLIQTLAEGQIIEGVVKNITDYGAFVDLGGIDGLLHVTDLSYKRINHPNEMINIGDTVRVQIIRINRDTQRISLGMKQLESDPWEGASAKYPVGAKLSGRVTNITEYGAFVELEAGIEGLVHVSEMSWTKKNVHPGKIVSTSQEVEVLVLEVDPEKRRISLGLKQAQNNPWDSFAERHPIGSTVEGEVKNATEFGLFIGLDGDVDGMVHMSDIAWGISGEDALALHRKGETVQAVVLDIDVEKERISLGMKQLERGGPAAGGTAAAAAGLNKNAIVTVTVLEVRDGGLEVQAGEDGAAGFIKRSDLGRDRDEQRPERFQIGQKFDAMVTGFDRAKKPTFSVKAMQIAEEKQAVAQYGSSDSGASLGDILGEALKAKSEG, from the coding sequence ATGGCCTCTGTGGCATTCCCCTCGCGCGACGATTTCGCCGCGCTGCTCAATGATTCTCTCGGTGGCGAGGACGGCGGCTTCGAAGGCCGCGTCGTCAAGGGCACCGTTACCGCCATCGAAAACGACCTCGCCGTCATCGACGTCGGCCTGAAGTCGGAAGGCCGCGTGCCGCTGCGCGAATTCGCGATGCCCGGCCAGAAGGCCGACCTGAAGGTCGGCGACGAAGTCGAAGTCTATGTCGACCGCGTCGAAAACGCCCATGGCGAAGCCATGCTGTCGCGTGACCGCGCCCGCCGCGAAGCCGCCTGGGACAAGCTGGAAGCCGAGTTCACCGAGAGCGCGCGCGTCGAAGGCGTCATCTTCGGTCGTGTCAAGGGTGGCTTCACCGTCGACCTCGACGGCGCCGTGGCGTTCCTGCCCGGCAGCCAGGTCGATATCCGCCCCGTGCGCGATGTCACCCCGCTGATGGACATTCCGCAGCCCTTCCAGATCCTCAAGATGGATCGCCGCCGCGGCAACATCGTCGTGTCGCGCCGCGCCATCCTGGAAGAAACCCGCGCCGAACAGCGCAGCGGCCTCATCCAGACGCTGGCCGAAGGACAGATCATCGAAGGCGTCGTCAAGAACATCACCGATTATGGTGCGTTCGTTGACCTGGGCGGCATCGACGGCCTGCTGCACGTCACTGACCTGTCGTACAAGCGCATCAACCACCCGAACGAGATGATCAACATCGGCGATACCGTCCGTGTCCAGATCATCCGCATCAACCGCGACACCCAGCGCATCAGCCTCGGCATGAAGCAGCTGGAAAGCGATCCGTGGGAAGGCGCATCGGCCAAGTATCCCGTTGGCGCCAAGCTGTCGGGCCGCGTCACGAACATCACCGAATATGGTGCGTTCGTCGAACTGGAAGCCGGAATCGAGGGTCTGGTCCACGTTTCGGAAATGTCCTGGACCAAGAAGAACGTCCACCCCGGCAAGATCGTGTCGACCAGCCAGGAAGTCGAAGTTCTGGTTCTGGAAGTCGATCCCGAGAAGCGCCGCATCAGCCTCGGCCTCAAGCAGGCCCAGAACAACCCCTGGGACAGCTTCGCCGAACGTCACCCGATCGGCTCGACCGTCGAGGGCGAAGTCAAGAACGCGACCGAATTCGGCCTGTTCATCGGTCTGGACGGCGACGTCGACGGCATGGTCCACATGTCGGACATCGCCTGGGGCATTTCGGGCGAAGACGCGCTGGCGCTGCACCGCAAGGGCGAGACGGTTCAGGCCGTCGTTCTCGACATCGACGTCGAGAAGGAACGCATCAGCCTCGGCATGAAGCAGCTTGAGCGTGGCGGCCCTGCCGCTGGCGGCACTGCCGCTGCCGCTGCCGGTCTCAACAAGAACGCGATCGTCACCGTGACCGTTCTGGAAGTTCGCGACGGCGGCCTGGAAGTCCAGGCTGGCGAAGATGGCGCCGCCGGCTTCATCAAGCGCAGCGACCTGGGCCGCGACCGCGACGAGCAGCGTCCGGAGCGCTTCCAGATCGGCCAGAAGTTCGACGCCATGGTGACCGGTTTCGACCGTGCCAAGAAGCCGACCTTCTCGGTCAAGGCGATGCAGATCGCTGAAGAGAAGCAGGCTGTGGCTCAGTATGGCTCGTCGGACAGCGGCGCGTCGCTGGGCGACATTCTGGGCGAAGCCCTCAAGGCCAAGAGCGAAGGCTGA
- a CDS encoding glutaminase gives MTPDLDAIVADIVAAMAEADERGTVASYIPELAKVDPGQFGIAIATADGRLLTGGDADMGFSIQSISKVFALTLALGKVGDQLWDRVGREPSGNAFNSIVQLEHEHGIPRNPFINAGAIVVADVNLGGHQPRVAIGEMLRFVRYLAGDDGIAINEAVAASETATGFRNMALANYMRAFDNVRHPVDLVLGTYFHQCAIEMNCRQLALAGRYLMLDGRHPGGGRVVSPRRARRINALMLTCGHYDASGDFAFRVGIPGKSGVGGGILAIVPGRASIAVWSPGLNASGNSELGTRALEELARRTGWSVFSPASLDAD, from the coding sequence ATGACACCGGATTTGGATGCGATCGTCGCCGATATTGTGGCGGCCATGGCGGAGGCGGATGAACGCGGGACCGTCGCCAGCTATATTCCTGAACTCGCCAAGGTCGACCCGGGCCAGTTCGGCATCGCGATCGCGACGGCGGACGGCCGCCTCCTGACGGGCGGAGATGCTGATATGGGCTTTTCCATCCAGTCCATATCCAAGGTCTTTGCCTTGACCCTGGCATTGGGCAAGGTCGGGGACCAGCTTTGGGACAGGGTCGGTCGGGAGCCTTCTGGCAATGCGTTCAATTCGATCGTCCAGCTGGAACATGAGCATGGCATCCCGCGCAATCCCTTCATCAATGCGGGTGCGATCGTCGTCGCTGACGTCAATCTGGGCGGACATCAGCCGCGCGTGGCGATCGGGGAAATGCTGCGCTTCGTCCGTTACCTCGCGGGCGATGACGGCATCGCGATCAACGAGGCGGTGGCTGCGTCGGAAACCGCGACCGGTTTCCGCAACATGGCGCTCGCCAACTATATGCGGGCGTTCGACAATGTCCGTCATCCCGTCGATCTCGTGCTGGGCACCTATTTCCATCAGTGCGCGATCGAGATGAACTGCCGCCAACTCGCACTGGCCGGCCGCTATCTGATGCTGGATGGCCGCCATCCCGGCGGGGGCAGGGTGGTGTCGCCGCGCCGGGCGCGGCGCATCAACGCCCTGATGCTTACCTGCGGGCATTATGACGCATCGGGCGATTTCGCCTTTCGCGTCGGCATTCCGGGCAAGTCAGGCGTCGGCGGTGGCATTCTGGCGATCGTGCCGGGCCGCGCGTCGATCGCGGTCTGGTCGCCGGGGCTGAACGCCAGCGGCAATAGTGAACTGGGCACCCGCGCGCTGGAGGAACTGGCGCGCCGGACCGGCTGGTCGGTGTTCAGCCCGGCGTCGCTGGACGCGGATTAG
- the aroA gene encoding 3-phosphoshikimate 1-carboxyvinyltransferase has translation MTQHDEQPAPRTFTAAPPLSGSVTVPGDKSISHRSLMLSALAVGESRVEGLLEGEDVLATASAMRAMGADIQRDDDGIWHIHGVGVGGLLQPQTALDMGNSGTSTRLLMGLLASHDLTATFIGDASLSKRPMARVTEPLSRMGASFTTSPGERLPLTMKGACPAVPLDYRLPVASAQVKSAILLAGLNTPGITRVIEPIPTRDHSERMLKGFGADIDVEVEADGTRIITLVGEAELKPQQIVVPGDPSSAAFPMVAALLVPGSRVTIANVGLNATRAGLIDLLREMGGSIEVVNVREVGGEPVGDLIVTASALRGIEPDPARAPSMIDEYPVAFIAAALAEGRSIFRGLEELRVKESDRIATMAEGLRTIGVRVEELEDGLIIEGSGGASLAGGGPIATKLDHRIAMSFAVAGLVSKDGVTIDDMRPVATSFPTFLPLLQSLGAIA, from the coding sequence GTGACCCAGCATGACGAACAGCCCGCCCCCCGCACCTTCACCGCCGCGCCGCCCCTGTCCGGAAGCGTCACCGTACCGGGGGACAAGAGCATTTCCCACCGATCGCTGATGCTGTCGGCTCTCGCCGTTGGCGAAAGCCGGGTGGAAGGGCTGCTGGAAGGCGAGGACGTGCTGGCCACGGCCTCCGCCATGCGCGCCATGGGCGCGGACATTCAGCGCGACGACGACGGCATCTGGCATATCCATGGCGTCGGAGTCGGCGGCCTGCTCCAGCCGCAGACCGCGCTCGACATGGGCAATAGCGGCACCTCGACCCGCCTGCTGATGGGGCTGCTCGCCAGCCATGACCTGACCGCCACTTTCATCGGGGACGCGTCGCTCAGCAAGCGCCCGATGGCCCGCGTGACGGAGCCGCTCTCACGCATGGGCGCCAGCTTCACCACCAGCCCCGGTGAACGCCTGCCGCTCACCATGAAGGGCGCCTGCCCGGCCGTGCCGCTCGACTATCGCCTGCCCGTCGCGTCGGCCCAGGTGAAGTCCGCGATCCTGCTCGCCGGCCTCAATACGCCGGGCATCACCCGCGTCATCGAGCCGATCCCGACCCGCGATCATAGCGAGCGTATGCTAAAGGGCTTTGGCGCGGACATCGATGTCGAGGTCGAGGCGGACGGCACGCGTATCATCACGCTGGTCGGCGAAGCAGAATTGAAGCCCCAGCAGATTGTCGTGCCGGGCGACCCCTCTTCCGCCGCATTCCCCATGGTCGCGGCCTTGCTGGTGCCGGGTTCGCGTGTGACGATCGCCAATGTCGGCCTCAATGCGACACGCGCCGGCCTCATCGACCTGCTGCGCGAGATGGGCGGATCGATCGAGGTCGTGAACGTCCGCGAGGTCGGCGGCGAGCCGGTCGGCGACCTGATCGTCACCGCATCGGCGCTCAGGGGCATCGAGCCCGATCCGGCCCGCGCGCCCAGCATGATCGACGAATATCCCGTCGCCTTCATCGCCGCCGCCCTCGCCGAAGGCCGCAGCATCTTCCGCGGCCTGGAAGAATTGCGAGTCAAGGAATCCGATCGCATCGCAACGATGGCCGAGGGGCTGCGCACCATCGGCGTCCGCGTGGAGGAACTGGAGGATGGCCTCATCATCGAGGGCAGCGGCGGCGCGTCGCTGGCCGGGGGCGGCCCGATCGCGACGAAGCTGGACCATCGCATTGCCATGAGCTTCGCTGTCGCCGGCCTAGTATCGAAGGATGGCGTTACCATCGACGACATGCGCCCGGTGGCGACCAGCTTCCCGACCTTCCTGCCGCTGCTCCAGTCGCTCGGAGCCATCGCATGA
- a CDS encoding efflux transporter outer membrane subunit — protein MRKMNALGAVALSLALTACDMAPKYVRPELPVPATSPQGPAYTPADGQGAIAPADTGWRDFFTDAGLSRVIETALANNRDLRLALANVEQARAQYKVQRADLLPTVAAGGTATYQDQPFSQAGSGRADIYQAQVGISAWEIDLFGRVRNLTKAAQEQYFASVENRNAAQTTLIAETANAWLTMAADQDRLRIARDLEQAFGKTLELTRARFDKGVASELEVRQAQTSYDAARSDIAEATTLVAQDQNALNLLAGTTVPTADLPQSLPESGVTIDTLPAGISSEILLRRPDIASAEHQLRSANANIGAARAAFFPNISLTAALGSVSLGLSNLFSSGSDFWSVAPSATLPIFDFGKNQGNLRYAKATYDAMLATYEKSVQTGFREVADALARRGTMGQQLEAQTSQRNAARTAYRLSEARFRAGVDTFLTTLDSQRSLYTAEQSLLATRLTRATNLVELYRAMGGGLK, from the coding sequence ATGCGCAAAATGAACGCGCTCGGCGCCGTTGCCCTTTCGCTGGCCCTGACGGCCTGCGACATGGCGCCCAAATATGTCCGGCCGGAGCTGCCGGTGCCCGCTACCAGTCCGCAGGGGCCGGCCTATACCCCCGCTGACGGGCAGGGGGCGATCGCGCCTGCGGATACCGGCTGGCGCGATTTCTTCACCGATGCCGGTCTGTCGCGGGTGATCGAAACCGCTCTCGCCAATAATCGCGACCTGCGCCTGGCGCTGGCCAATGTCGAACAGGCGCGGGCGCAATATAAGGTGCAGCGCGCCGACCTGCTGCCCACGGTTGCCGCGGGCGGGACTGCCACCTATCAGGACCAGCCCTTTTCGCAGGCCGGTTCCGGACGCGCCGACATCTATCAGGCGCAGGTCGGCATTTCGGCCTGGGAAATCGACCTGTTCGGCCGGGTGCGAAACCTGACCAAAGCCGCGCAGGAGCAATATTTCGCCAGCGTGGAAAATCGCAACGCGGCGCAGACGACGCTGATCGCGGAAACGGCCAATGCCTGGCTTACCATGGCGGCGGATCAGGACCGGCTGCGTATCGCCCGCGATCTGGAGCAGGCTTTCGGCAAGACGCTGGAACTGACCCGGGCGCGCTTCGACAAGGGCGTCGCCTCCGAACTGGAGGTGCGGCAGGCGCAGACCAGCTACGACGCTGCCCGATCGGATATTGCGGAGGCGACGACCCTGGTCGCGCAGGACCAGAATGCGCTCAACCTGCTTGCGGGCACCACCGTCCCGACCGCAGACCTGCCGCAGTCCCTTCCGGAATCCGGCGTGACGATCGACACGCTGCCCGCCGGCATTTCTTCCGAAATATTGCTGCGCCGGCCGGACATCGCATCGGCCGAGCATCAGCTTCGCAGCGCCAATGCCAATATCGGCGCGGCGCGCGCGGCCTTCTTCCCCAACATTTCGCTGACTGCTGCGCTCGGATCGGTCAGTCTGGGGCTGTCCAACCTGTTCTCATCGGGATCGGACTTCTGGTCGGTGGCGCCGTCCGCGACGCTCCCAATCTTCGATTTCGGCAAGAACCAGGGTAATCTCCGCTACGCCAAGGCGACCTATGACGCGATGCTCGCCACCTATGAGAAAAGCGTCCAGACCGGCTTCCGCGAGGTAGCCGATGCACTCGCCCGGCGTGGGACGATGGGGCAGCAACTCGAAGCGCAAACGTCGCAGCGCAACGCGGCCCGGACCGCCTACCGCCTGTCGGAGGCACGGTTTCGCGCGGGTGTCGACACGTTCCTGACCACCCTGGATTCGCAACGTTCGCTTTACACGGCCGAGCAGAGCCTGTTGGCAACGCGGCTGACGCGCGCGACCAATCTGGTAGAACTCTACCGCGCAATGGGTGGCGGTCTGAAATAG
- a CDS encoding cation:proton antiporter produces the protein MAGVINPNSFSDSLVILGAAGLVIPGFARFRISPVIGFILVGLAVGPAGLGALVGQYPWLYHVTISNREAIEPFAELGVILLLFSIGLELSFRRLWTMRTQVFGVGAAELIGSGLLIAAGLYLLGQPTAGAIGLGLALALSSTAVVLPMVGTQTAVGRAAFSMLLFEDLALVPIIFMLGALAPSVAASPDGAWSEMASTLLRGGVTIAIMLVMGRLFLPHVFSQAARTKSPEVFLAASLLVVIISSMATSIAGLSPIVGALLAGLLIAETDYHGEVEVMTAPFKGLALGVFLITVGMSLDVRVILANWESLLLAVVGVVVAKMLVTSTLLYISGARKGVALEVGVLMSSPSETTLIVLSAAAAAQLILPSTAAFWQIVTAIGLTITPLLARVGHDIARRLEMALGEEVVEPEHDQTEAAAVVIGFGRVGRMVCDLLRTHNQRFIVVESDPDVVAEARRSGYPILFGDVARAEMLDKLRLGHARALILTMDDPVLSVRVTKRVRGWVPDLPIIARARDTDHAAQLYKAGASDAVPETLESSLQLAETALVDLGVAMGPVIASIHQMREDLRVGIKDAAQLQTAPKLRRLRADEIG, from the coding sequence ATGGCAGGCGTGATCAATCCCAATAGTTTCAGTGACTCCCTCGTCATTCTTGGCGCGGCGGGGCTGGTCATTCCCGGCTTTGCCCGTTTTCGCATCAGTCCGGTGATCGGCTTCATCCTGGTTGGCCTGGCGGTCGGACCGGCGGGTCTTGGGGCGTTGGTCGGCCAATATCCCTGGCTCTATCATGTGACCATCTCCAACCGGGAAGCGATCGAACCCTTTGCCGAACTCGGCGTCATCCTGCTGCTCTTCTCGATCGGGCTGGAACTCAGCTTCCGGCGCCTGTGGACGATGCGGACGCAAGTCTTCGGCGTTGGCGCGGCCGAACTGATCGGCAGCGGCCTGCTGATCGCGGCCGGCCTCTATCTGCTGGGACAACCCACCGCCGGTGCGATCGGGCTGGGACTGGCGCTGGCGCTGTCCTCGACCGCCGTGGTGTTGCCGATGGTCGGCACCCAGACGGCCGTCGGCCGCGCGGCCTTCTCCATGCTGTTGTTCGAGGATCTCGCCCTCGTCCCCATCATCTTCATGCTGGGCGCGCTGGCGCCGTCCGTTGCCGCCAGCCCGGACGGCGCATGGAGCGAAATGGCCAGCACATTGCTAAGAGGCGGCGTGACAATCGCCATCATGCTGGTGATGGGCCGCCTCTTCCTGCCCCACGTCTTCAGCCAGGCGGCGCGCACCAAGAGCCCCGAGGTGTTTCTGGCGGCCAGTTTGCTGGTCGTCATCATATCCAGCATGGCGACGTCGATCGCCGGCCTGTCGCCGATCGTCGGCGCGCTGCTCGCGGGCCTGCTGATCGCGGAAACCGATTATCATGGCGAGGTCGAGGTGATGACCGCCCCGTTCAAGGGGCTGGCGCTCGGCGTATTCCTCATCACCGTGGGCATGAGCCTGGATGTCCGCGTCATTCTCGCGAACTGGGAAAGCCTGCTGCTGGCGGTTGTCGGCGTGGTGGTGGCCAAGATGCTCGTGACATCGACGCTGCTCTACATCTCGGGCGCGCGCAAGGGCGTGGCGCTCGAAGTCGGGGTGCTGATGTCCAGCCCTTCCGAAACGACGCTGATCGTGCTGTCGGCGGCCGCTGCGGCCCAGTTGATCCTGCCATCGACCGCCGCCTTCTGGCAGATCGTGACCGCGATCGGGCTCACCATCACGCCGCTGCTCGCGCGGGTCGGCCATGACATTGCCCGGCGACTGGAAATGGCGCTGGGGGAGGAAGTCGTCGAACCTGAACATGACCAGACCGAGGCGGCCGCTGTCGTCATCGGTTTCGGCCGGGTCGGGCGCATGGTGTGCGACCTGCTACGCACGCATAACCAGCGCTTCATCGTCGTGGAATCCGACCCCGATGTCGTGGCGGAGGCGCGACGGAGCGGCTATCCGATCCTGTTCGGCGATGTCGCCCGCGCGGAAATGCTGGACAAGCTGCGGCTGGGCCATGCCCGCGCGCTGATCCTGACGATGGACGATCCTGTGCTGTCCGTGCGCGTGACCAAGCGCGTGCGCGGCTGGGTGCCCGACCTGCCGATCATCGCGCGCGCGCGCGACACGGATCATGCGGCGCAACTCTACAAGGCCGGGGCCAGCGACGCGGTCCCGGAAACGCTGGAAAGCTCGCTACAACTGGCGGAGACGGCGCTGGTCGACCTGGGCGTCGCGATGGGCCCGGTGATCGCGTCCATCCACCAGATGCGCGAGGATCTGCGCGTTGGGATCAAGGATGCGGCGCAATTGCAGACCGCGCCCAAATTGCGCCGCCTGCGCGCCGACGAGATCGGCTAA